Proteins encoded by one window of Cheilinus undulatus linkage group 13, ASM1832078v1, whole genome shotgun sequence:
- the LOC121520786 gene encoding vang-like protein 2 — MDNESQYSGYSYKSSHSRSSRKHRDRRDRHRSKSRDSSSRGDKSVTIQTPGEPLLDAESTRGDDRDDNWGETTTVVTGTSEHSISNEDLTRVTKDLEESTPLECKRFVGPALGGCLSFFALITPLAFLILPQVLWRDGLEPCGTPCEGLYVSLAFKLLVLLISSWALFLRPPRATLPRFFVFRCLLMVLVFLFVASYWLFYGVRVLEPRERDYRGIVEYAASLVDALLFIQYLALVLLEVRHLQPAFCLKVVRSTDGASRFYNVGHLSIQRAAVWVLDRYYSDFPVYNPALLNLPKSILSKKMTGFKVYSLDENTTNNSTGQSRAMIAAAARRRDNSHNEYYYEEAEMDRRVRKRKARLVVAVEEAFTHIKRLHEEEAASSPKHPREVMDPREAAQAIFAPMARAMQKYLRTTRQQAFHSMESILTHLQFCITHNMTPKAFLERYLTPGPTMQYQQQNGRGRQWTLVSEEPVTSALRQGLVFSMRRLDFSLVVTVTPLPFLRLGEEFIDPKSHKFVMRLQSETSV, encoded by the exons ATGGACAACGAGTCGCAGTACTCGGGCTACTCATACAAGTCGTCCCATTCACGAAGCTCCCGCAAACACAG AGATCGGAGGGATCGTCACCGTTCAAAGAGCCGAGACAGTAGCAGTCGTGGAGACAAATCAGTCACTATCCAGACTCCAGGAGAACCGCTGCTGGATGCAGAGTCTACCCGTGGAGACGACAGG GATGATAACTGGGGCGAGACAACGACGGTCGTCACCGGCACCTCAGAACACAGTATCTCTAATGAGGACCTGACCCGTGTCACCAAAGACTTAGAGGAGTCAACTCCACTTGAGTGTAAACGCTTCGTAGGCCCGGCTCTAGGAGGCTGCCTGAGCTTCTTTGCCCTGATCACCCCGCTGGCCTTTCTCATCCTCCCTCAGGTCCTGTGGCGTGACGGCCTTGAGCCCTGTGGCACGCCCTGTGAAGGCCTTTATGTCTCTCTGGCCTTCAAGCTACTGGTTTTACTCATCTCATCCTGGGCGCTGTTCCTCCGCCCACCTCGGGCTACACTGCCTCGGTTCTTCGTGTTCCGCTGCTTGCTGATGGTGCTGGTGTTCCTGTTCGTGGCATCATATTGGTTGTTCTACGGTGTGCGGGTACTTGAGCCCAGGGAGAGGGACTACAGGGGGATCGTGGAGTACGCTGCCTCTCTGGTGGACGCTCTGCTCTTCATTCAGTATCTGGCTCTGGTGCTGCTGGAGGTTCGACACCTGCAGCCAGCCTTTTGTCTCAAAGTTGTCCGGAGCACGGATGGAGCAAGCCGGTTCTACAACGTTGGACACCTCAG TATCCAGCGGGCAGCTGTCTGGGTGTTGGACCGTTATTACAGCGACTTCCCTGTTTACAACCCCGCTCTGCTCAACCTGCCCAAGTCCATCCTGTCCAAGAAGATGACCGGCTTCAAGGTTTACTCTCTGGATG AAAATACCACCAATAACTCCACTGGACAGTCCCGGGCCATGATAGCAGCAGCTGCCCGGAGGAGAGATAACTCCCACAATGAGTATTACTACGAGGAGGCTGAGATGGACCGGAGGGTCCGCAAACGTAAAGCCAG GCTGGTTGTGGCAGTAGAGGAAGCCTTCACACATATAAAACGTCTCCACGAAGAGGAGGCTGCCTCGTCACCCAAACACCCCAGAGAAGTGATGGACCCTCGGGAAGCAGCTCAGGCCATCTTTGCCCCGATGGCGCGCGCCATGCAGAAATACCTGAGGACAACCCGACAGCAGGCCTTCCACAGCATGGAGAGCATCCTCACACACCTGCAGTTCTGCATCACACACAACATGACGCCCAAG GCGTTCCTGGAGCGTTATCTCACCCCCGGCCCCACCATGCAGTACCAGCAGCAGAACGGCAGGGGCCGCCAATGGACTCTAGTGAGTGAGGAGCCTGTGACCTCGGCCCTGCGCCAGGGTCTGGTGTTCTCCATGCGACGCCTCGATTTCTCCCTGGTTGTCACGGTGACACCGCTCCCCTTCCTGCGGCTCGGGGAGGAGTTCATTGAcccaaagagccacaaattcGTCATGAGGCTACAGTCAGAGACCTCGGTGTGA